The following proteins come from a genomic window of Coffea arabica cultivar ET-39 chromosome 11c, Coffea Arabica ET-39 HiFi, whole genome shotgun sequence:
- the LOC113715550 gene encoding tricalbin-3 produces MIGHSTSPPTCQALFISSPLLCPCKGSFSVSLFSSNFPLSRRRNSISSRRKWIMLRGCISGGGGGGGGGGGSHHNLRAKDVVSPAAKGARTIVLKRLSDENELKDSSPSSSRNVISSTSTSSSSSNNFVGFEEDPLVDKLRTQLGVIHPLPSPPINRHIVGLFVFFFFVGVAFDKLWTSRKRNNSSRNGGKLGGDIWRSSVQVPTSLSTFLEKDLQRKESVEWVNMVLGKLWKVYRGGLENWIIGLLQPVIDNLKKPDYVQRVEIKQFSLGDEPLSVRSVERRTSRRVNDLQYQVGLRYTGGARMLLLLSLNFNLVPISVPVGIRDFDIDGELWVKLRLIPTVPWVGAVSWAFVSLPKIKFELSPFRLFNLMAIPVLSMFLRKLLTEDLPKLFVRPRKIVLDFETGKAVGPVPKDIKSGEVQEGNKDFAGELSVTLVDARKLSYFFYGKTDPYVIIYLGDQVIRSKKNSQTTVIGPPGEPIWNQDFHLLVENPRKQKLYIEVKDSLGFADLTIGTAEVDLGSLEDTIPKDRILVLRGGWRQFGRGSAGELLVRLTYKAYVEDEEDERTEAKLKDGDALDDDISDIDELDAMYEQNGLDSSSATDKESFMDVLAALIVSEEFQGIVASENGFTKSFDNSKNGSSSRLAGTTIGSVRPNSDSGSRSSGGSALLWLAVVTSVAVLIAINVGGSSFFNP; encoded by the exons ATGATTGGGCACTCAACTTCTCCTCCAACTTGTCAGGCTTTGTTCATTTCTTCACCCCTTTTATGCCCATGTAAGGGAAGTTTTAGTGTCAGTTTGTTTTCCAGTAATTTCCCTTTATCAAGGAGGAGGAATTCAATTTCCTCTAGGAGGAAATGGATAATGCTACGGGGTTGTATcagtggaggaggaggaggaggtggtggtggtggtggaagtCATCATAATTTGAGGGCTAAAGATGTCGTGAGTCCAGCAGCAAAAGGGGCTAGAACCATTGTACTGAAAAGATTGTCTGATGAGAATGAATTGAAGGATTCTTCACCCTCTTCATCTAGAAATGTTATCAGTAGTACAAgtactagtagtagtagtagtaacaATTTTGTCGGGTTTGAGGAAGACCCTCTTGTAGATAAGTTGAGGACTCAATTGGGAGTGATTCATCCACTTCCATCACCGCCGATAAATCGGCATATTGTGGGGTTATTtgtgttctttttctttgtagGAGTAGCGTTTGATAAATTGTGGACTTCAAGAAAGAGGAATAATAGTAGTAGAAATGGTGGAAAGTTGGGTGGGGATATTTGGAGGTCATCAGTGCAGGTGCCAACAAGCCTTTCGACTTTTTTGGAAAAGGATTTGCAGAGAAAAGAGTCAGTTGAGTGGGTAAATATGGTGTTAGGGAAGTTGTGGAAGGTTTATAGAGGTGGGCTGGAGAATTGGATCATTGGTTTGTTGCAACCTGTTATTGATAATCTGAAAAAGCCTGACTACGTTCAGAGGGTTGAGATAAAGCAGTTCTCCCTCGGGGATGAGCCATTGTCTGTTAGGAGTGTTGAAAGGAGGACTTCTCGCCGTGTTAATGATTTGCA GTACCAGGTTGGACTTCGTTACACTGGTGGAGCTCGTATGCTGTTATTACTGTCACTGAATTTCAACCTTGTTCCCATTTCTGTGCCTGTTGGCATCCGGGATTTTGACATTGACGGGGAACTGTGGGTGAAACTGAGATTAATACCAACAGTGCCCTGGGTGGGAGCAGTTTCTTGGGCATTTGTTTCTCttccaaagataaaatttgaacTATCACCATTTCGCTTGTTCAATCTGATGG CCATTCCTGTCCTCTCCAT GTTTCTGAGAAAACTTCTTACCGAGGATTTACCCAAGCTATTTGTTCGTCCAAGGAAGATCGTTTTGGATTTTGAGACTGGGAAAGCAGTTGGCCCTGTTCCAAAGGATATCAAGTCTGGAGAAGTTCAAGAAGGAAATAAGGACTTTGCAGGAGAATTATCAGTGACTCTTGTTGACGCAAgaaaactttcatattttttctatG GCAAAACAGATCCATATGTTATAATATACCTAGGCGATCAAGTGATACGCAGTAAAAAGAACAGTCAAACTACAGTCATTGGACCTCCTGGTGAACCTATATGGAATCAG GATTTTCACTTGCTAGTTGAGAACCCTAGGAAACAGAAGTTATACATTGAAGTAAAGGATTCCCTTGGTTTTGCTGATCTCACGATTGGTACAGCAGAG GTTGATCTTGGATCTCTAGAAGATACTATACCTAAAGATAGAATTTTGGTCCTCCGAGGTGGATGGAGACAGTTTGGAAGGGGATCTGCTGGCGAACTCCTTGTGAGGTTAACCTATAAAGCATATGTTgaggatgaagaagatgaaagaactGAGGCTAAGTTAAAGGATGGAGATGCTTTGGATGATGATATATCTGACATTGATGAACTAGATGCTATGTATGAGCAGAATGGACTGGATTCATCAAGCGCAACTGATAAAGAATCATTTATGGATGTTTTAGCAGCATTAATTGTCAGCGAAGAATTTCAAGGGATAGTTGCATCTGAAAATGGATTTACTAAATCTTTTGATAATTCAAAAAATGGATCAAGCTCTAGATTGGCAGGGACTACGATTGGTTCTGTTCGCCCAAATTCTGATAGTGGTTCTAGAAGCTCTGGAG GATCAGCTTTACTTTGGTTAGCTGTTGTTACGAGCGTTGCTGTCCTAATTGCTATCAATGTGGGTGGTTCGAGCTTTTTCAATCCTTGA
- the LOC113716443 gene encoding pentatricopeptide repeat-containing protein At3g26782, mitochondrial-like — translation MKFLSKWRSISVRFYSTNLNLTTTLFNKYVDRTNVYSWNSIIAELARNGDSVEALRAFLSMRKLSLKPNRSTFPCAIKSCSALCDLTSGKQAHQQALIFGYNADIFVSSALVDMYAKCGDLDDARKAFDEIPHRNVVSWTSMITGYVQNDRAHDALLLFKELLVEEAGESGVMWSSQAEKEVCYLDSVSMVSVLSACSRVSHKSITESVHGLAIKRGFEGELGVGNTLIDAYAKCGNVGFSRKVFDGMEEKDVVSWNSLIAVYAQLGFSTEAIQAFRSMVSDTDVDHNAMTLSTVLLACAHSGALQLGKCIHDQVIKMRLEDNIYVGTSIIDMYCKCGRVGMARKAFNRMKERNVKSWTAMIAGYGMHGQAREALDVFYEMNQMGVKPNYITFVTVLAACSHAGFLNEGWFWFRAMKDRFCMDPGVEHYSCMVDLLGRAGFLSRAYDLIREMKTPPDFVVWGSLLAACRMHKNVELGEIAARKLFELDPNNCGYYVSLSNIYAEAGRWDDVKRMRIYMQSHGLAKPPGFSLVELKGRAHVFLVGDREHPEHEKTYAYLEELYVKLQEAGYVADTASVLHDVENEEKGMTLQVHSEKLAVAFGILNSVPGATIQVIKNLRICMDCHTTIRLISKIVEREIVVRDSKRFHHFRNGLCSCGDYW, via the coding sequence ATGAAGTTTTTATCAAAATGGCGTTCCATTTCAGTTAGATTTTATTCGACCAATTTGAATCTCACAACCACCTTATTCAACAAGTACGTTGACAGAACAAATGTCTATTCCTGGAACTCGATCATTGCCGAGTTGGCCCGGAATGGCGACTCCGTTGAAGCCCTCCGAGCCTTCTTATCCATGCGGAAACTCTCCCTCAAGCCCAATCGTTCTACTTTTCCATGTGCCATCAAATCTTGTTCTGCTTTATGCGATCTTACTTCAGGCAAACAAGCCCACCAACAAGCGTTGATCTTTGGGTACAATGCTGACATATTTGTTTCGTCTGCGCTCGTTGACATGTATGCCAAATGCGGGGACTTAGATGATGCGCGAAAGGCGTTCGACGAAATTCCCCATAGAAATGTGGTGTCCTGGACTTCAATGATAACTGGATACGTGCAAAATGATCGTGCCCATGATGCATTATTGCTTTTTAAGGAGCTCCTGGTTGAAGAAGCGGGTGAGAGTGGCGTTATGTGGAGCAGCCAAGCGGAGAAGGAGGTGTGCTATCTTGATTCGGTTTCCATGGTTTCGGTTTTGTCTGCGTGTTCTCGTGTTTCGCATAAGAGTATTACGGAAAGTGTTCATGGGTTGGCAATAAAACGGGGTTTTGAAGGGGAGTTGGGTGTTGGCAATACCTTGATTGATGCCTATGCGAAGTGTGGAAATGTTGGATTTTCTAGGAAGGTGTTTGATGGAATGGAGGAAAAAGATGTAGTTTCTTGGAATTCGCTAATTGCAGTTTATGCACAACTTGGGTTCTCAACGGAGGCTATCCAAGCATTTCGTTCGATGGTGAGTGACACAGATGTTGATCATAATGCTATGACTTTGTCTACGGTGTTGCTGGCTTGTGCCCATTCTGGAGCGCTCCAGCTGGGCAAGTGCATACATGATCAGGTTATTAAGATGAGATTGGAGGATAATATATATGTGGGAACCTCAATCATTGACATGTATTGCAAGTGTGGGAGGGTTGGAATGGCAAGGAAAGCATTCAATCGAATGAAAGAAAGGAATGTGAAGTCATGGACTGCCATGATTGCTGGATATGGAATGCATGGACAAGCCAGAGAAGCTCTCGATGTCTTCTATGAGATGAATCAGATGGGGGTGAAACCAAACTACATAACTTTCGTGACGGTATTAGCTGCTTGTAGTCATGCTGGCTTTCTAAATGAAGGATGGTTTTGGTTTAGAGCCATGAAAGACAGGTTTTGCATGGATCCAGGAGTGGAGCACTATAGTTGCATGGTTGATCTCCTGGGTCGTGCTGGTTTTCTTTCAAGGGCATATGATTTGATTAGAGAAATGAAGACTCCGCCTGATTTTGTTGTCTGGGGTTCTCTTCTCGCAGCATGCAGAATGCATAAGAATGTGGAGCTTGGGGAGATTGCAGCTAGGAAACTATTTGAATTAGACCCAAACAACTGTGGGTATTATGTCTCGCTGTCAAACATTTATGCTGAAGCTGGTAGGTGGGATGATGTGAAAAGGATGAGAATTTATATGCAAAGTCATGGATTGGCTAAACCACCTGGTTTCAGTCTGGTGGAACTAAAAGGTAGAGCTCATGTGTTTCTAGTTGGGGACAGAGAACATCCTGAACATGAGAAGACATATGCATACTTGGAAGAACTATATGTGAAGCTGCAGGAAGCTGGCTATGTAGCGGATACAGCATCAGTTCTTCATGATGTTGAGAACGAAGAGAAAGGAATGACGTTACAAGTCCACAGTGAGAAGCTAGCTGTAGCTTTTGGAATTCTAAACTCAGTTCCCGGTGCAACAATCCAGGTGATAAAGAATCTTAGAATTTGTATGGATTGTCATACAACAATACGATTAATCTCGAAGATTGTTGAACGGGAGATTGTGGTAAGAGATTCCAAAAGATTTCACCATTTTAGAAATGGTTTATGTTCATGTGGGGACTATTGGTGA